Within the Arthrobacter sp. V1I7 genome, the region GGCTAGTCAACCGTGTCGGTTGATTCACTCCAGACATTCTTCCGGGTTTCGGACTCCTGCACTTTCCTGTAGAGCAAGACGCCTGCGATCGTAGCTGCAACAACGAGCAACTTCTTCACACCCACCCCGTTCCGGCCCCGGCTGACCCGGACCATCACCTATGCTTCTACGGAAATCTGTACAGATTCCGTGGGCGTACCAGGACTTGAACCTGGGACCTCTTCGTTATCAGCGAAGCGCTCTAACCGCCTGAGCTATACGCCCCGATGCCTCATCGGGTTGC harbors:
- a CDS encoding DLW-39 family protein, coding for MVRVSRGRNGVGVKKLLVVAATIAGVLLYRKVQESETRKNVWSESTDTVD